The following proteins come from a genomic window of Salvia hispanica cultivar TCC Black 2014 chromosome 4, UniMelb_Shisp_WGS_1.0, whole genome shotgun sequence:
- the LOC125219176 gene encoding ER membrane protein complex subunit 8/9 homolog yields MGGESRYEIHQTAYIKLVLHALKHRTSAVNAVLLGRSAGAGVEIVDSVPLFHSQIGLLPPLEIALIMIEEYYGEKGLSIVGYFHANERYDDFELGGVAKNIGDHITRYFPQAAVLLLDNKKLESLQKGKDRSPVVQLYNKDASSSWKLVGSDANSQLALKEPSANVVLLDYISSEKWNDITDFDDHLDDISKDWLNSKLFN; encoded by the exons ATGGGTGGTGAATCGCGTTACGAGATCCACCAGACCGCCTACATCAAGCTGGTCCTCCACGCCCTCAAGCACCGCACCTCCGCCGTCAATGCCGTCCTCCTCGGCCGCTCCGCCGGCGCCGGGGTGGAGATCGTTGACTCCGTTCCCCTCTTCCACTCGCAGATCGGCCTCCTTCCCCCCCTTGAAATCGCACTCATTATG aTTGAGGAGTATTATGGAGAAAAAGGCTTGAGCATCGTGGGCTACTTTCATGCCAACGAGAGATACGACGATTTTGAACTCGGCGGTGTGGCTAAGAATATTGGAGATCACATAACTCGGTATTTTCCTCAGGCGGCTGTGCTTTTG tTGGATAACAAGAAGCTTGAATCTTTACAAAAGGGGAAAGACCGAAGTCCAGTTGTGCAG CTTTATAACAAGGATGCATCTAGTAGTTGGAAGCTAGTCGGTTCTGATGCGAATAGCCAGCTTGCTCTCAAGGAGCCTTCAGCTAATGTTGTGCTTTTGGACTACATCTCATCTGAGAAATGGAATGACATCACAGATTTTGATGACCACCTAGACGACATCAGCAA GGATTGGCTGAACTCCAAACTTTTCAACTAA